The genomic stretch ACATGGGCGAACAGCGGATCGGGCATTGCGGCACCGGCGCGGAAGGTCGCGATGGCGACAGGGCGGTCGTCCAGCGCCAGATCGTCAGAGCCTTGCGGGAACACCTCAAGGTCCACGGCGAATCCGTCCTGCGCCGCGGCCATGACCAACAATTCCAGAAAACAGCCCAGCCCCACCGTGATCTGGCGGTTGAACGGATCGGTATCGGGCAGCAGGCGGTCGGTATCGACGCGCAGCACCACCTGGCCGGGCCGGGACAGATCGACCAGCCATGGCTGGCGGTTATGCGGATTGGGCGCAAGGATCGCATAGGACAGCGCGCGCATACGCGGCTCTTCATACATCTGGCCCGCGCGGTCCCAAGGTGCCAGGGCGGCGGCGGGCGTTCTGCTGGCGATACTGCCAAGGGTCGCGGTCGCGGCAAGGATGATGCCACCACCGGACAGGGCAAGGAATTTGCGACGGTTCATGTCTGGTCTCCTGTGATTCTGTTAAATGATACGATGTCGTACTAAGTAATGCGATATCGAACTAAATGCAAGCACGCAGCTTGCCCTGTGCCGGTCATCGGCTGTATCCCTGCCGGACATCCGGTGCGAAAGGTCCGCCATGCGGCTTAATCTCAAACAGCTTGAAGCCTTCGTCTGGGTCGCTGATCTGCAAAGCTTTCGCGGTGCCGCCGACAGGCTGGGCACGACGCAGCCCAATATCTCGGCGCGGATCGCGGGGCTGGAACAGGCGCTGGGCACGGTGCTGATGACGCGCGATGCAGGGTCGGTGGTGCTGACGGCCAAGGGGCGTGACCTGCTGGCCCATGCCCGCCGCGTGCTGGATGCCACCGATGCGTTGATCGCGGCGGCGGATCAAAAGGCGCTGATCGACGGCACTTTGCGGCTGGGTGTGACCGAGATGATCGTCCACACCTGGCTGCGCGATTACCTGCGGCGTCTGAAAGAGACCTATCCCCAGCTGAGCGTCGAATTGACCGTCGATCTTTCCGTCAATCTGGAAACCATGCTGGCCGAAAGGCGCATTGATCTGGCGGTGCAGAACGGGCCTTTTACCCGGTTGGTGACCGGCGAGATTGATCTGGGCGCTTACGGGTTGATCTGGGTCGCCAGCGCCAGCCTTGGCCTGCCGGCTGTCGTGTCATCCCAGGCGCTGGCCGCCCATCCGATCCTGACCCATGCGCGCGATACGCATCTGTTCGCGCAGGTCGCTGACCATTTTGCAGCGGCAAAAGTCCCGGTCCGTCTGGTCCCGTCCAGCAATCTGGCGGCCTGTCTGCATATGACCATCGACGGCATGGGCGTGGCGACCCTGCCCGAAGCGATGGCCGCCGATGCGCTGGCGCGCGGTGATCTGGTGCGGGTCGGCTATGACTGGACGCCAGCACCTTTGCATTTCTTTGCCCGCTACGATGTCGGACGCACGCCGCGCGTCGTGGCCGATGCGGCCTTTGTGGCGGCGCGGGCCGCACAGGTCTTTGATCAGGAATCCTGATCCAATCAATCGCATAAAATAATTGGATGTGATGCATTCACGCGCTTAACCTGCCGGTGGCAGCAAAGGGGCAGATCATGCAGCATGCAATCCGGCTTGGTGTCGATATCGGCGGCACTTTCACCGATGTGGTGCTGGAACTGGCGGGCGCCAGCCATTCCACCAAGGTGCTGACCACCTATGCCGCCCCCGAGGATGCGATCATCGCGGGGATGCACCAGGTCTGCGCCAAGGCGGGGATCAGCCCGGCGCAGATCGGCCAGATCATCCATGGCACGACACTGGCCACCAATGCGCTGATCGAACGGCGCGGCGCGCGCACGGCGCTGATCACGACGACAGGCTTCCGCGATGTGATCGAGATGCGCACCGAAAGCCGGTTTGAACAATATGACCTGAACCTGCAATTGCCCGAACCCTTGCTGCCACGCCAGCACCGCTTTACCTTGACCGAACGGGTCGATGCGCAGGGCAAGGTCCTGATCCCGCTGGACCGCGAAGAAATCATCGCCTTGGCCGAGGATCTGGCCAGCTATCATTTCGACTCCATCGCCGTGGGCCTGATCCATGCCTATCTGAACCCCGCCCATGAACGCATGATCCGCGAGGTGCTGGCCGCGCAGCTGCCGGGGGTGATGATATCGCTGTCATCCGAAGTCTCGCCGCAGATGCGCGAATATGAACGGTTCAACACAACCGTGGCCAATGCCTATATCAAGCCTTTGATGAAATCCTATCTGGGCCGCCTGAAATCGCGGCTGGCAGATGAGGGCGCGGATTGTCCGGTCTTTCTGATGCATTCGGGGGGCGGGATCATCAGCCTTGAAAACGCGGCGGAATTTCCGGTCCGGCTGGTGGAATCGGGGCCAGCGGGCGGGGCCGTTTTCGCCGCCCATATCGCGGCGCGTTACGGTTTGGACAAGATCCTGTCCTTTGACATGGGCGGCACCACGGCCAAGATCTGCCTGATCAAGAACCAGACCCCGAAAACCGCCCGTGTGTTCGAGGTCGCGCGCAGTTACCGGTTCAAGAAAGGATCGGGCATGCCGATCTCGATCCCGGTGATCGATATGGTGGAAATCGGCGCAGGCGGCGGCAGTCTGGCCCATGTCGATAGCCTGCGGCAAATCCGCGTCGGGCCGGAAAGTGCGGGGTCCGAACCCGGCCCTGCCTGTTACGGCCGCGGCGGGCAGCGCCCTGCCGTGACGGATGCCGATCTGGTGCTGGGCAAGCTCGACCCCGATAATTTCGCGGGCGGGTCGATCAAGCTGCACAAGGATGCGTCTGACGCGGCGCTGACAGCGCTTGGCGCAGAGCTGGAGATGGACGCGCTGACCGCCGCTTATGGTCTGGCCGAGGTGGTGGATGAAAACATGGCCAATGCCGCCCGCGTCCATGCCGTGGAAAACGGCGAGGATCTGGCCGGCTACACGATGATCGCCTTTGGCGGGGCCGCGCCGCTGCATGCGGGCCGGTTGTGCGAAAAGCTGGGGGTGGCGCGTTTGCTGGTGCCGACGGGGGCCGGTGTCGGCTCTGCCATCGGGTTTCTGCGCGCGCCGTTCAGTTTCGAGGCGACCCGCAGCGCCTATATGAAATTATCCGCCTTTGACGCGGATCAGGTCCGCGATCTGCTGGCCGCCTTGGCGACAGAGGCGACAGGGTTCGTGCGCAATTGCGATGCCGCAGCCGCGATCACGGCGCAATATAAGGTCTATATGCGTTATTCCGGCCAAGGCTGGGAAATTCCTGTCAGCCTGACCGCCGATCAGGCCGCCAATCCCGATGCGGCGCGTTTTCAGGCGCTGTTCGAGGCGGATTATACCGCCCTGTTCGGCCGCATCGTCACTGGTATGGATATCGAAATCACCGTCTGGGCGGTCAATGCGACCACGGCGCGCGCTGCCGCTGATCCGCTGGCCGCCACCCCCGCAGGCCGCGTGATCACGGGCTATCCCACCCGCGCCCTGTTTGACCCGGCTTTGGCGCAGATCGTGCAGGCGCAAATCGCGCCGCGCGCGCAGCTGGCGCCGGGCGACCTTGTCGCTGGCCCGGCGCTGATCACCGAGGATGAAACCACAATGGTCATCCCCGCCAGCCGACATGCCATTGCCCGCCCCGATGGCAGTATCGACATCACGGAGGCGCAATCATGAGCAATGTTGCCAATCAGGTCATGTGGAACCGTCTGATTTCCATTGTCGAGGAACAGGCGCAGGCGCTGGTCCGCACGGCCTTTTCGACATCGGTGCGCGAGGCGGGTGATCTGTCCGCAGGGGTCTATGATGCCGCCGGCCTGATGCTGGCGCAGGCGGTCACCGGCACGCCCGGTCATGTCAACGCGATGGCCGATGCCGTGCCGCATTTCATCCGCCGGATTGGCCGCGACACGATGCGCGAAGGCGATGTCTATATCACCAATGATCCATGGGAAGGCACCGGCCATCTGCATGATTTCACCGTTGTGACGCCGTCTTTCTATCAAGGAAACCATGTCGGGTTTTTCGCCTGCACCGCCCATGTCGTTGATGTCGGCGGGCGTGGCTTTGGCGCGGATGCGGCCAGTGTCTATGAAGAAGGCATCCATATCCCGATCATGCGTTTCGCCCATGCGGGCCGCGTCGATGAGACGCTGATCGCGATCATTCGCGGCAATGTGCGTGAACCGGATCAGGTGGTCGGTGATCTTTATGCGCTGGCGACCTGTAACGAGATCGGCCAGCGGCGGCTGGCGGAAATGCTGGCGGAATTCAGCCTGTCGGATCTGGACGGGATCAGCGATTTCATCCTGACCAATTCGCGCCGCGCCACGCTGGAACGGATCGCCGCCTTGCCGCGCGACAGCGCCACAGGGGCGATGCGGATCGACGGGTTTGATGTGCCGATTGACCTTTGTGTCAGTCTGAAAATCGCGGCGGACCGGATCATCTGCGATTTCACCGGCACATCGGGTGTGGACAAAAAGGGCATCAACGTGCCGCTGGTCTATACCAAGGCCTATGCCTGCTATGCGCTGAAATGCGCGATTGCGCCGGAAATACCCAACAACGCCGCCTCGCTCGCCCCGTTCGAAATCACCGCACCCGAAGGCAGCATCGTCAATGCGGTCCATCCCGCCCCTGTCGCGCTGCGCCATATCATCGGGCATATGATCCCCGATGTGGTGTTCGGCGCGCTGGACAAGATCTTGCCTGCCACGGTCCCTGCCGAAGGGGCGGGCTGTCTGTGCAATTTTCAGGTCAGTCTGCGCCCCGCCAGCGGCCAAGGGCGCAGGGCCGAGGTGCTGACCTTCAATTCCGGCGGGGCTGGCGCGCGGCCAGCCGTGGACGGGCTGAATGCCACCGCCTTTCCGTCCGGCGTGATGACCATGCCGGTGGAGGCCACCGAACATACCGGCCCCGTCATCATCTGGCGCAAGGAATTGCGCCCCGATAGCGGTGGCGCGGGCCAGTATCGCGGCGGGCTGGGCCAGTTCATGGAGGTGGGTCCCGCGCAAGGGTTCGAGGCTGATTTTTCCGCCATGTTTGACCGTGTGCAGCATCCTGCACGCGGACGGCAGGGGGGGGCGGATGGCGCAGCCACAACGATTGCGCTGGATGATGGCCGCGCGATGCAGGGCAAAGGCAAGCAATTCGTCTCTGCCGGGCGGCGCGTTGTGCTGGGCCTGCCGGGCGGTGCGGGATACGGGCCTGCGGCAGAACGCGACCCAGCCCTGATCAAGCGCGATCTTGCGCGCGGCTATATTTCTGCGAAAGCTGCGATGCGCGATTATGGCCTGACCGAGGCCGACGTCGCCGCCGTGCAAGCCCAGGTCACCAAGGGAGAAACCGCCTGATGCAGACCCACGCCAAATCCAGTTACGACGTGGTCATCATCGGCGGCGCGATGCTGGGGTCGGCGGTGGCGTGGTTTCTGACGGATAACCCCGATTTCGACGGCTCCATCCTCGTCGTGGAACGCGACCCGACTTACGCGCAGGCCGCCACATCGCTGACCAATTCCTGCATCCGCCAGCAATTCAGCGCCGCGATCAACGTGCAGATTTCGCAATTCGGCGCGGATTTCGTCAAGAATTTCCCCCGCTATATGGGCAACGACCCCCGCGTGCCGCAGCCGCGCCTGCACAGCTTCGGCTATCTCTATCTGGCTGATACGCCTGCATTCGCCGCCGCCTTGCGCGATGCGCAGGTGGTGCAGGCGGCATGCGGGGCTGGCACCCGCCACATGACCCGTGATGAAATTGCCGCCGCCTATCCGTTCTACCAGCTGGGTGACATCATCGCGGGCAACCATAATCTGGTGGATGAGGGCTATTTCGACGGCAATACCCTGTTCGACTGGTGGCGGCGGTCCGCGCGTGAACGCGGCGTGGACTATGTCACCAACGAGGTCACCGCGATCACCCGCGATGCCAGCGGCACCCGCGTGCAAAGCGTCACGCTGGCCAGTGGCGAGACTATCGCCTGCGGCCAAGTCGTCAATGCCGCTGGCACGCGCGGCGCGCAGGTGGCGGCGATGGCGGGGATCAGCATTCCGGTGGAACCGCGCAAACGTTATACCTTTATCTTCGAGGCGGCCCAAAGGCTTGACCGTGATCTGCCGCTGACGATTGACCCATCAGGCGTGCATATGCGCACCGACGGGCAATATTACATGGCCGGTTGCCCGCCCGAGGATGACCAGCCCGTCGATCCGACGGATTTCACCGAAGATCACAGCATCTGGGAAGATCACGTCTGGCCCATCATCGCCACCCGCATCCCGCAATTCGAGGCGATCAAGCTGCGCAATTCATGGGCGGGGCATTACGATTACAACACGCTTGACCAGAATGCGATTGCGGGGCCGCATACGCAGGTGGAAAACTTCATCTTTGTGAACGGGTTTTCCGGCCACGGTTTCCAGCAATCGCCCGCCATGGGGCGGGGCATCGCGGAATGGATCACCTATGGTGCCTACCGCACGCTGGACTTGACCCCGTTCGGCTATACCCGCATCGCCAAGGGCGAAAAGTTTATCGAAAAAGCGGTGATCTGAACCGCGACGAAAGGAAATGCCATGAAGAAACTTGTCCTGACAGGGGCTGCGGGCCGGCTTGGGTCTTATCTGCGTGAACCGCTGACGCGGATGTGTGACGAACTGGTTTCCACCGATATCGTGGCGGATATCGGCAAGCTCTATGACGGTGAAAGCTATGTGCAGGCCGATCTGACCGATCTGGCCGCGATGGAAGCTATTGTCAAAGATGCCACGATGGTCGTGCATTTTGGCGCCATCGGGGACGAGGCACCATGGGACGATATCCTGCGATCCAACATCATCGGGGCCTATAACGTCTGGGAAGCGGCCTATCGTCAGGGCGTCAAACGCGTGGTCTATGCCAGTTCGGTCCATGCGGTGGGGATGCATCTGAAAACCGACACGATCGGCCTAGACGCGCCGCATCGGCCCGACACCTATTACGGTCTGGCCAAATGTTTTGCCGAGGATCTGGCGAGCCTTTATTGGGACAAGCGCGGCATTGAATCGGTCTGCATGCGGATCTTTTCCTGTGCGCAGGCGACGAATGCGCGCAGCATCGGCACTTGGCTATCCTATGACGATCTGATCCATCTGGTGGAACGGTCCATCGACAGCGCTGTCGTGGGCTTTACCAAGGTCTGGGGCCTGTCGAACAATGACCGCGCAGTGGTGGATAATAGCAAGGCGGGGCATCTGG from Yoonia vestfoldensis encodes the following:
- a CDS encoding hydantoinase B/oxoprolinase family protein codes for the protein MSNVANQVMWNRLISIVEEQAQALVRTAFSTSVREAGDLSAGVYDAAGLMLAQAVTGTPGHVNAMADAVPHFIRRIGRDTMREGDVYITNDPWEGTGHLHDFTVVTPSFYQGNHVGFFACTAHVVDVGGRGFGADAASVYEEGIHIPIMRFAHAGRVDETLIAIIRGNVREPDQVVGDLYALATCNEIGQRRLAEMLAEFSLSDLDGISDFILTNSRRATLERIAALPRDSATGAMRIDGFDVPIDLCVSLKIAADRIICDFTGTSGVDKKGINVPLVYTKAYACYALKCAIAPEIPNNAASLAPFEITAPEGSIVNAVHPAPVALRHIIGHMIPDVVFGALDKILPATVPAEGAGCLCNFQVSLRPASGQGRRAEVLTFNSGGAGARPAVDGLNATAFPSGVMTMPVEATEHTGPVIIWRKELRPDSGGAGQYRGGLGQFMEVGPAQGFEADFSAMFDRVQHPARGRQGGADGAATTIALDDGRAMQGKGKQFVSAGRRVVLGLPGGAGYGPAAERDPALIKRDLARGYISAKAAMRDYGLTEADVAAVQAQVTKGETA
- a CDS encoding NAD(P)/FAD-dependent oxidoreductase, which translates into the protein MQTHAKSSYDVVIIGGAMLGSAVAWFLTDNPDFDGSILVVERDPTYAQAATSLTNSCIRQQFSAAINVQISQFGADFVKNFPRYMGNDPRVPQPRLHSFGYLYLADTPAFAAALRDAQVVQAACGAGTRHMTRDEIAAAYPFYQLGDIIAGNHNLVDEGYFDGNTLFDWWRRSARERGVDYVTNEVTAITRDASGTRVQSVTLASGETIACGQVVNAAGTRGAQVAAMAGISIPVEPRKRYTFIFEAAQRLDRDLPLTIDPSGVHMRTDGQYYMAGCPPEDDQPVDPTDFTEDHSIWEDHVWPIIATRIPQFEAIKLRNSWAGHYDYNTLDQNAIAGPHTQVENFIFVNGFSGHGFQQSPAMGRGIAEWITYGAYRTLDLTPFGYTRIAKGEKFIEKAVI
- a CDS encoding hydantoinase/oxoprolinase family protein produces the protein MQHAIRLGVDIGGTFTDVVLELAGASHSTKVLTTYAAPEDAIIAGMHQVCAKAGISPAQIGQIIHGTTLATNALIERRGARTALITTTGFRDVIEMRTESRFEQYDLNLQLPEPLLPRQHRFTLTERVDAQGKVLIPLDREEIIALAEDLASYHFDSIAVGLIHAYLNPAHERMIREVLAAQLPGVMISLSSEVSPQMREYERFNTTVANAYIKPLMKSYLGRLKSRLADEGADCPVFLMHSGGGIISLENAAEFPVRLVESGPAGGAVFAAHIAARYGLDKILSFDMGGTTAKICLIKNQTPKTARVFEVARSYRFKKGSGMPISIPVIDMVEIGAGGGSLAHVDSLRQIRVGPESAGSEPGPACYGRGGQRPAVTDADLVLGKLDPDNFAGGSIKLHKDASDAALTALGAELEMDALTAAYGLAEVVDENMANAARVHAVENGEDLAGYTMIAFGGAAPLHAGRLCEKLGVARLLVPTGAGVGSAIGFLRAPFSFEATRSAYMKLSAFDADQVRDLLAALATEATGFVRNCDAAAAITAQYKVYMRYSGQGWEIPVSLTADQAANPDAARFQALFEADYTALFGRIVTGMDIEITVWAVNATTARAAADPLAATPAGRVITGYPTRALFDPALAQIVQAQIAPRAQLAPGDLVAGPALITEDETTMVIPASRHAIARPDGSIDITEAQS
- a CDS encoding NAD-dependent epimerase/dehydratase family protein, giving the protein MKKLVLTGAAGRLGSYLREPLTRMCDELVSTDIVADIGKLYDGESYVQADLTDLAAMEAIVKDATMVVHFGAIGDEAPWDDILRSNIIGAYNVWEAAYRQGVKRVVYASSVHAVGMHLKTDTIGLDAPHRPDTYYGLAKCFAEDLASLYWDKRGIESVCMRIFSCAQATNARSIGTWLSYDDLIHLVERSIDSAVVGFTKVWGLSNNDRAVVDNSKAGHLGFRPKDNAEQFAKDVFAKTPPLDNKDLANLCIGGPFATVELGNSGVAALGVVNDKKTT
- a CDS encoding LysR family transcriptional regulator — protein: MRLNLKQLEAFVWVADLQSFRGAADRLGTTQPNISARIAGLEQALGTVLMTRDAGSVVLTAKGRDLLAHARRVLDATDALIAAADQKALIDGTLRLGVTEMIVHTWLRDYLRRLKETYPQLSVELTVDLSVNLETMLAERRIDLAVQNGPFTRLVTGEIDLGAYGLIWVASASLGLPAVVSSQALAAHPILTHARDTHLFAQVADHFAAAKVPVRLVPSSNLAACLHMTIDGMGVATLPEAMAADALARGDLVRVGYDWTPAPLHFFARYDVGRTPRVVADAAFVAARAAQVFDQES